The Streptomyces sp. 135 sequence CTCGACACCGGCGCCGGCCTCGGCGGCGACGGCGGCCCGGTCCTGCGCGCCCTGTGCCTCGCCGAGCCCGGCGAAGCCGCCGCCGAACTCGCCGCCCTGCTCGCCCGCCGCACCCCTTTGAGCCCGCAGGACCACGACGACCTCGTCCTGCTCCTCGGGCACGCCGACCCGGCACACGCCGCCGACTGGCTGCCCGCGTCCATACCGCTGCGCGAGAGCAAGGCCCTCGCCCTCGCGCCGCTCCTGGACCTGCCCGAGACACGCGCGCTGGTCGGGCGGTACGCGGACACCGCCACCGACGTGCTGCGCATCCTCGTCGTACGCTCCGGCGGCGACCCCGACCTGCTCGAACCGCCGCGTCTGCGCGGCCTTTCGCGCCCCGTGCGCCGCGAACTCCTCGCCCTGCTCGACCGGCTGGACTTCGCGCGCCTCGCCGAGGACATGGCCCGCCGCCCGCGCGTGTGGAAGCGGGTCGGCGAGCTCCTGCATCCCTTCGAGGGCGCCCACCGGCACGCGCGCGTGGCGCTCGCGTTCGCCGTCCTGCGCGAGACGCGCCTCGACGACGGCGCGCTCAGCGAGGTGCTGCTCACCGAAGCCGCCCGGCACGACGGTGTCCGGCTCGCGGGCGACCGGCTGCGCGTCGTCACCTGGCAGAGCCGCGTCGAGGAGGCCCTCGGCCGCTGGGACACCACGGCCGCCGCCGGGCTGCTGCGCGCCCGCCCCGGGGAACTGCTGCGCCGCCTCGCCCTGTTGCTGGCCCGCTCCGGCTCGGCGACCCTCCCCGAGCCGGTCGGCGAGGCGCTCGCGCACGCCTTGCCGCGCACCGCTCCCGGCCCGCTGCTCGGCGCGTACGGCCAGCTGCGGATCCGCTCCGTGCCGTGGCACCGCCGCGTCTTCTTCCCGCGCGGGCGCGTCACCAAGGCGTACGCCGTCGAGGACCACCGCCCGCCGCTGCCCTCCCGCGTCGCGGGCCGCGCCGCCGAGCTGATCGAGGCCGAAGCCGTCCGGCGCCTTGCCGCGCGCGAGGGGGAGCGCTACGACGTGGCCGTCCTGGACGCCTCCCTCGCCGACCTGCCGGTGCCGTTCGCCGAGCGCGCGTCGGCGGCCTCGCTGGTCGCGGTGCCGCGCGGCAGCTCGCTGCCCATGCCCGCGGACAGTGAGACCGTGCGGCTCTTCCTGCACTGGACGCAGCCCAAGGGCACGCGCGTCGACCTCGACCTGTCCGTCGCGCTCTACGACGACCTGTGGCGCTTCATCGGCCACTGCGACTACACACACCTGGAGTACGCGGGCGGCGCCGCCCGGCACTCCGGCGACCTGACCTCGGCGCCCGCCCCGCATGGCGCCACCGAGTACCTGGACCTCGACCTGCCCCGGCTCGCGAGCACCGGGGTGCGGTTCGTCGTGCCGGCGGTCATCTCGTACAACGACGTGCCCTTCGACGAACTCCCGGACGCCTTCGCGGGGTTCATGGCGGTCAGGGGCAAGGAGCGGGCCGTCTACGAACCGCGCACCGTGCGGCAGCGCTTCGACCTCGGGGGCGACGCGAAGCTGCGCGTGCCGATGATCGTCGACCTGCGGACGCGGCACGCCTGGTGGGCGGACGTCACGCTCGCCACGACGGGCATCGACCACGACGTGTGGCGCTACCGCAAGCAGATCGGCCGCCTGGGCAACGACCTGCTCGACACCTTCCGACCGCGCGGCCGGGCCACCCTGTGGGACCTGGCCTGCTGGACGGCCGCGGCCCGCACCGACGGCGAGGTGTACGTCCGCGGGCGCGGCCACGTCCTGTGGGGCTACCGCCGCGCGGCGGACGAGCCGCGCGCCGACTTCGCGCTGCGCATCCGCGACGGCTGGGAGCCGGACGCGCTGCGGGCCGAGCCCGACCTGGCCGGCCGCCGCACCCTACTCGCCCTGCTGCACGGGGAGTTGGCGGGGGCGGATGACATCACGTCCGGCACGGCGTACCGCCTCTACCCCGGCCCGGTCGACGCCGCGCCGCTGGAGCGGATCACCGCGGGGGACCTGGCGGCGTGGCTGGCGCCCGTCGGCTGAACCGCCGCGCGGGGCGGTGATCGACAGGGTGTCGGGTCAGGCGCGCCCGGCTCGACGCAGCGTCCATTGCCCGGCGGGGAAGCGGGGGCGCATGCTGCCGGGTGTGCGAGCGAACCCGAGAGCCTCCTCCGTGTCCCGTCGTTCCCTGCTGCGTGCCCTGGGCGGCGGGGCGGCCGTCAGTACGCTCGCGGGCTGCGGGGTCCCCGCCGCGTACATCGCCCCGGACGAGCGGTCCGCGGCCGACCGCTCGGCGCGGGACAAGAAGCTGACGTTCGCCAACTGGCCCCTGTACATCGACACGGACGACGAGAACAAGACGAAGCGCCCCTCGCTGGACGCCTTCGAGAAGCGGACCGGGGTAGACGTCCGCTACACGGAGGAGATCAACGACAACGACGAGTTCTTCGGCAAGATCAGCCCGTCCCTGATGAACCACCAGGACACCGGCCGCGACCTCATCGTCATCAGTGACTGGATGTGCGCCCGTTTCGTACGCCTCGGCTGGGTGCAGGAGATGGACCGGGCCGCGCAGCCCAACGTCACGAAGTACCTGGACCCTCTCCTCCGTTCACCGCACTTCGACCCGGGGCGGAAGTACACCGTGCCCTGGCAGTCGGGCATCACCGGCATCGCGTACAACAAGCGGAAGGTCGGCCGGGAGATCAAGCAGGTGTCCGACCTGTGGGCGGACGATCTCAAGGGGCGGGTCACGTTGCTCTCCGGGCTCGACGAGGCGTTCGCGCTGCTGCTCCAGGGCGACGGCGTCGACATCACCAAGTGGAAGCCCGACGACTTCCACCGGATGTGCGACAAGGTCGAGAAGATGGTGAACAGCCACCACATCCGCCGCTTCACCGGCAACGACTACATCAAGGACCTTTCCAGCGGCGACGTGCTGGCCTGCCAGGCCTACAGCGGTGACGTCATCCAGCTCCAGGCGGACGACCCGGACATCGAGTTCGTGGTCCCCGAGGAGGGCGCGGAGCTGTGGGCCGAGTCGCTGATGATCCCCAACCTGGCAGGCCACAAGCGGAACGCCGAGCGGCTCATCGACCACTACTATGAGCCGGAGGTGGCGGCGGAGCTGGCCGCCTGGGTCAACTACGTCTGCCCGGTCCCGGCCGCCCGCGACGTCCTCGCCTCCGCCAAGGACAAGGAGCTGGCCGCTCTCGCCGAGGACCCGCTGATCTTCCCGGACGACGCGATGCGGGGGCGGCTCGCCATCGCGCGGGACATCACGCCGAAGGAGCGGACGGAGTTCGCGAAGCGGTGGAACGTGTTGGCGGGGCTGTAGGACTCCGCGTCACCGGGCTCCGCCGAGGCCCGCTGACGGCCCCCATTAGACTGCGGGCCGGGTACAGGTGTTCGTAGACCGGTCGACTCGACTGCCCGCGCGCGACAGGAGAGGCACAGCACGATGGAGGACCGCGACGCCGTCGCACTCGACGACCCGGTGGGTGCTTCTCTCCGCGGTACGCACGCACATCTCGGCCGCCGGGTCGGCCGGGCCGCGACCTACCTGCCGGACGTCGCGACCTTCTCGGCGGTGCCCGCCGACGCCGGCGCGGCGGAGTGGGCCGACCTCGCCCGGCTGCTCGGTCCGGACGCGTTCGCCGACATGTTCAGCTGCCCCGCGATCCCGCCCTCGGACTGGGAGCCGGTCTTCGTCCTCGAAGGCCGGCAGCTGATCTGGCCCGGCCGCGGCCGCCCCGGCCCGCCGGATGCCGGAGCCGACACTGGCGACACCGCATCCGGAGTCGTCGAACTGGGCGCCGACGACGTGCCCGAGATGCTCGACCTGGTGGAACGGACCAGCCCGGGGCCGTTCTGGCCCCGCACCCACGAACTCGGCGCCTACCTCGGTATCCGTGACCGGGGCACGCTGGTGGCGATGGCGGGCGAACGGCTCCGCCCGCCGGGCTGGACGGAGATCAGCGCGGTGTGCACCGCCCCCGAGGCGCGGGGACAAGGCCATGCCGCACGCCTGGTGAGCGCGCTCGTCGCGCGCGTCGTGGCACGGGACGAGCGCCCCTTCCTGCACGTGGCGGAGGCGAACACCGCCGCCATCGCCCTCTACGAACGGCTCGGCTTCAAGACCCGCAAGGATGTGACGTTCCGGGGGTTCCGTACGCCGTGACGCCCCGCGCCTTGGCCGCGGGGCTCACCGCCGTCGACGCACGGCGTTCCAGGCGTCCTCGATGGCATACGAGGACGTCAGC is a genomic window containing:
- a CDS encoding MXAN_6230/SCO0854 family RING domain-containing protein, with the protein product MTTSTTSDDLAGLLLRRRQSVYVPEGAGRSAETDAAVVVLETELADRGHLLTAPLRRALTALGPADLATTGRKLLADVDALMGSDRTHTPLFARFPDEIPYQHAYDRFTATVVAHLAAQPHQPCMNCAGTKAPVRALAPCAHLLCADCHRKEQDWGCCDECCVWYTCPICEQRYETDGPTDPWLDTGAGLGGDGGPVLRALCLAEPGEAAAELAALLARRTPLSPQDHDDLVLLLGHADPAHAADWLPASIPLRESKALALAPLLDLPETRALVGRYADTATDVLRILVVRSGGDPDLLEPPRLRGLSRPVRRELLALLDRLDFARLAEDMARRPRVWKRVGELLHPFEGAHRHARVALAFAVLRETRLDDGALSEVLLTEAARHDGVRLAGDRLRVVTWQSRVEEALGRWDTTAAAGLLRARPGELLRRLALLLARSGSATLPEPVGEALAHALPRTAPGPLLGAYGQLRIRSVPWHRRVFFPRGRVTKAYAVEDHRPPLPSRVAGRAAELIEAEAVRRLAAREGERYDVAVLDASLADLPVPFAERASAASLVAVPRGSSLPMPADSETVRLFLHWTQPKGTRVDLDLSVALYDDLWRFIGHCDYTHLEYAGGAARHSGDLTSAPAPHGATEYLDLDLPRLASTGVRFVVPAVISYNDVPFDELPDAFAGFMAVRGKERAVYEPRTVRQRFDLGGDAKLRVPMIVDLRTRHAWWADVTLATTGIDHDVWRYRKQIGRLGNDLLDTFRPRGRATLWDLACWTAAARTDGEVYVRGRGHVLWGYRRAADEPRADFALRIRDGWEPDALRAEPDLAGRRTLLALLHGELAGADDITSGTAYRLYPGPVDAAPLERITAGDLAAWLAPVG
- a CDS encoding extracellular solute-binding protein; its protein translation is MSRRSLLRALGGGAAVSTLAGCGVPAAYIAPDERSAADRSARDKKLTFANWPLYIDTDDENKTKRPSLDAFEKRTGVDVRYTEEINDNDEFFGKISPSLMNHQDTGRDLIVISDWMCARFVRLGWVQEMDRAAQPNVTKYLDPLLRSPHFDPGRKYTVPWQSGITGIAYNKRKVGREIKQVSDLWADDLKGRVTLLSGLDEAFALLLQGDGVDITKWKPDDFHRMCDKVEKMVNSHHIRRFTGNDYIKDLSSGDVLACQAYSGDVIQLQADDPDIEFVVPEEGAELWAESLMIPNLAGHKRNAERLIDHYYEPEVAAELAAWVNYVCPVPAARDVLASAKDKELAALAEDPLIFPDDAMRGRLAIARDITPKERTEFAKRWNVLAGL
- a CDS encoding GNAT family N-acetyltransferase, whose protein sequence is MEDRDAVALDDPVGASLRGTHAHLGRRVGRAATYLPDVATFSAVPADAGAAEWADLARLLGPDAFADMFSCPAIPPSDWEPVFVLEGRQLIWPGRGRPGPPDAGADTGDTASGVVELGADDVPEMLDLVERTSPGPFWPRTHELGAYLGIRDRGTLVAMAGERLRPPGWTEISAVCTAPEARGQGHAARLVSALVARVVARDERPFLHVAEANTAAIALYERLGFKTRKDVTFRGFRTP